A stretch of Geomonas oryzisoli DNA encodes these proteins:
- the cysD gene encoding sulfate adenylyltransferase subunit CysD, with the protein MDYLDALESKSICVIREAYQKFKGRTGMLWSVGKDSTTLLCLVRKAFFGKIPFPVIHIDTGYKFPEMYEFRDRLAKEWGFEVIVARNEEQLACGMGPDQGAKLDCCTELKTNALKQLIDREGFQAILLGIRRDEHGIRAKERYFSPRDSQFQWDYEHQPAELWDQYNSFLNDSEHYRVHPILHFTELDIWRYIQREKLPLVDLYLSRQGHRYRSIGCVPCCSPVASPAASIEEIIEELQLTTESERAGRAQDKENLYTMQKLRSLGYM; encoded by the coding sequence ATGGACTACCTCGACGCCTTGGAAAGTAAAAGCATCTGCGTGATCCGCGAAGCCTACCAGAAGTTCAAGGGGCGCACCGGCATGCTCTGGTCGGTGGGCAAGGACTCGACCACGCTGCTTTGTCTGGTGCGCAAGGCCTTCTTCGGGAAGATCCCGTTCCCGGTGATTCACATCGACACCGGCTACAAGTTCCCGGAGATGTACGAGTTCCGGGACCGCTTGGCCAAGGAGTGGGGCTTCGAGGTCATCGTGGCCAGAAACGAGGAGCAGCTTGCCTGCGGCATGGGGCCGGACCAGGGGGCCAAGCTCGACTGTTGCACCGAACTTAAGACCAACGCACTGAAGCAGTTGATCGACCGGGAGGGGTTCCAGGCCATCCTCTTGGGCATCAGGCGGGATGAGCACGGCATCAGGGCCAAGGAGCGCTACTTCTCGCCGCGCGACTCGCAGTTCCAGTGGGACTACGAGCATCAGCCGGCCGAGCTTTGGGACCAGTACAACTCCTTTTTGAACGACAGCGAGCATTACCGGGTGCACCCTATCCTGCACTTCACCGAGCTGGACATCTGGCGCTATATCCAGCGCGAAAAGCTCCCACTGGTGGATCTGTACCTGAGCCGGCAGGGGCATCGCTACCGCAGTATCGGCTGCGTTCCCTGCTGCTCGCCGGTCGCGTCGCCCGCGGCCAGCATCGAGGAGATCATCGAGGAATTGCAGCTCACCACTGAGTCCGAGCGGGCCGGGCGCGCCCAGGACAAGGAGAACCTCTACACCATGCAGAAACTCCGCTCGTTGGGGTACATGTGA
- a CDS encoding DegT/DnrJ/EryC1/StrS family aminotransferase encodes MTVSAIDFIDLKTQQQRILPDLDQRMRAVLSHGQYIMGPEVGELEAKLAAYTGSRHAIAVASGTDALLIALMALGIGPGDEVVTSPFTFIATGEMIALLGAKPVFVDIDPRTYNIDPAKIEAALTPRTRAILPVSLYGQCADFDAINAIAASHGLPVIEDGCQSFGALYHGKRSCALSTIGCTSFFPSKPLGCYGDGGACFTDDDQLAARMRQVRVHGQDRRYHHPALGVNGRIDTLQAAVLLAKLEVFPDEVAERARVGARYGELLGDAVVTPYLASGCSSVYAQYTVQVANRGHVQKILADAGIPTAVHYPVPLHLQPVFSGLGLGKGSFPVAEAAADRVMSLPMHPYLSVEDQRRIADSVRVAAKEGAC; translated from the coding sequence ATGACCGTGAGCGCAATCGACTTCATCGACCTGAAGACACAGCAGCAGCGTATCCTGCCCGACCTGGACCAGAGGATGAGGGCTGTGCTCAGCCACGGCCAGTACATCATGGGGCCGGAAGTGGGGGAGTTGGAGGCGAAGCTTGCCGCCTACACCGGTTCGCGCCACGCCATCGCCGTAGCGAGCGGCACCGATGCCTTGCTCATCGCGTTGATGGCGCTGGGAATCGGCCCCGGGGATGAGGTTGTCACCTCGCCCTTCACCTTCATCGCCACCGGCGAAATGATCGCGCTCCTGGGAGCGAAGCCGGTCTTCGTGGACATCGACCCGCGTACCTACAATATCGACCCGGCCAAGATCGAGGCTGCGCTGACACCGCGCACCAGGGCGATCCTGCCGGTCAGCCTGTACGGCCAGTGCGCCGACTTCGACGCCATCAACGCCATCGCGGCCAGTCACGGTCTGCCGGTGATCGAGGACGGCTGCCAGAGCTTTGGCGCCCTCTACCACGGCAAGCGCTCCTGTGCCCTCTCCACCATTGGCTGTACCAGCTTCTTCCCGTCCAAACCCCTGGGCTGCTACGGCGACGGCGGGGCCTGCTTCACCGATGACGACCAACTGGCCGCCAGGATGCGTCAGGTGCGCGTGCACGGCCAGGACCGCCGCTACCACCATCCCGCCCTTGGTGTGAACGGCCGCATCGATACACTGCAGGCCGCGGTGCTGTTGGCGAAGCTGGAGGTGTTCCCGGACGAGGTGGCGGAGCGCGCTCGCGTCGGAGCACGGTACGGTGAGCTGTTGGGGGACGCGGTGGTGACACCATACCTCGCGTCGGGATGCAGCTCGGTCTATGCCCAGTACACGGTGCAGGTGGCGAACCGGGGCCACGTACAGAAGATACTCGCCGACGCGGGTATTCCCACGGCCGTGCACTACCCGGTACCGCTGCACTTGCAGCCGGTCTTCTCCGGCCTGGGGCTCGGCAAGGGGAGCTTCCCCGTGGCCGAGGCGGCCGCCGATCGAGTAATGAGTCTCCCCATGCACCCTTACCTGAGCGTCGAGGACCAGCGGCGCATCGCCGACTCGGTCAGGGTGGCGGCCAAGGAGGGCGCATGTTGA
- a CDS encoding acyltransferase produces the protein MSDFFVHESSFVDQPCEIGAGTKIWHFCHVMSGAKIGERCSFGQNCVISPGVVIGSNVKVQNNVSIYEGTVIEDDVFLGPSCVLTNVTNPRSQVLRRSLYEKTLLRRGCSIGANATVVCGISIGRYAFVAAGAVVAKDVPDYALMVGVPARQKGWMSRHGHLLAAPDAAGIMTCPESGLRYQLSGEVLRCLDLDEEAALPAELAVGKEFYDNFKAGA, from the coding sequence GTGTCTGACTTCTTCGTCCACGAATCCAGTTTCGTAGATCAGCCGTGCGAGATCGGTGCGGGGACTAAAATCTGGCACTTCTGCCATGTGATGAGCGGCGCGAAGATCGGCGAGCGCTGCAGCTTCGGCCAGAACTGCGTCATTTCCCCTGGCGTTGTCATCGGATCCAACGTGAAGGTGCAGAATAACGTCTCCATCTACGAGGGGACGGTGATAGAGGATGACGTCTTCCTGGGGCCCTCCTGCGTTCTCACCAATGTCACCAATCCGCGCTCGCAGGTACTCAGACGCTCGCTCTACGAGAAGACCCTGCTCAGGCGCGGCTGCTCCATCGGCGCCAACGCCACCGTCGTATGCGGCATCAGCATCGGGCGCTACGCCTTTGTCGCAGCAGGCGCCGTGGTGGCGAAGGACGTCCCCGACTATGCCCTCATGGTGGGTGTGCCGGCGCGCCAGAAGGGATGGATGAGTAGGCACGGACACCTGCTCGCCGCGCCCGACGCCGCGGGGATCATGACCTGCCCGGAGAGCGGGCTGCGCTACCAGTTGAGCGGAGAAGTTCTGCGCTGCCTTGACCTGGACGAGGAGGCCGCACTCCCGGCGGAGCTTGCCGTCGGCAAGGAATTCTACGACAACTTCAAGGCGGGGGCATGA
- a CDS encoding Gfo/Idh/MocA family protein: protein MKNFALIGVGGYIAPRHLKAIKETNNRLVAALDVNDSVGILDRFFPDVSFFTEFERFDRYVEKLRRQDPARRIDYVSICSPNYLHDAHIRFALRVGANAICEKPLVLSPWNLDALEEMEAESGKKVCTILQLRVHPSLVALKDTLAAAHEAKPNQQKHDVILTYITSRGPWYHNSWKGNLDKAGGVATNIGIHFFDLLIWLFGAVQNSEVHHADGHRTGGVVELERARVRWFLSVDRSDLPQAATDQGLSTFRSITVDGKEVEFSEGFTDLHTVVYQRTLEGNGFGLKDARPAIVLAHEIREAKPQGVSSASHEFLQELKEAKRV from the coding sequence ATGAAGAACTTCGCATTGATAGGAGTAGGCGGCTACATCGCGCCCCGTCACCTGAAGGCCATCAAGGAAACCAACAACAGGCTCGTGGCTGCTTTGGACGTTAATGACTCGGTCGGGATACTGGACCGGTTTTTTCCCGATGTTTCCTTCTTCACCGAGTTCGAGCGCTTCGACCGCTACGTCGAGAAACTCAGGCGCCAGGACCCGGCCAGACGGATCGACTACGTCTCGATCTGCTCTCCGAACTACCTGCACGATGCCCACATCCGTTTCGCCCTGCGCGTCGGCGCCAACGCCATTTGCGAAAAGCCCTTGGTACTGAGCCCCTGGAACCTGGATGCTTTGGAGGAGATGGAGGCGGAGAGCGGCAAAAAGGTATGCACCATTTTGCAGCTCCGGGTGCACCCATCGCTGGTAGCGCTTAAGGACACGCTGGCGGCCGCGCACGAGGCCAAGCCGAACCAGCAAAAGCACGACGTCATCCTGACCTACATAACCTCCCGAGGCCCCTGGTACCATAACTCCTGGAAGGGGAACCTTGACAAGGCCGGTGGGGTGGCGACCAACATCGGCATCCACTTCTTCGACCTGCTCATCTGGCTCTTCGGGGCTGTGCAGAACAGCGAGGTGCATCACGCCGACGGACACCGCACCGGCGGCGTAGTGGAACTGGAGCGGGCGCGTGTGCGCTGGTTCCTTTCCGTGGACCGCAGCGACCTGCCGCAGGCGGCTACGGACCAGGGCCTCTCCACCTTCCGCTCCATCACCGTCGATGGCAAGGAGGTCGAGTTCTCGGAAGGTTTTACCGATCTGCACACCGTCGTCTACCAGCGCACCCTGGAAGGCAACGGCTTTGGCCTGAAAGATGCGCGCCCCGCCATCGTCCTCGCCCACGAGATCCGCGAGGCGAAGCCGCAGGGTGTTTCCTCGGCTTCCCACGAGTTCCTGCAAGAGCTCAAGGAGGCCAAGCGTGTCTGA
- a CDS encoding nucleotide sugar dehydrogenase: protein MQNRTVSVVGLGYVGLPVAIAFGMKHQTIGFDVNRARIRELQQGYDRTGEVTAEALAAAEVRYTDEVSVLTLADFHIVAVPTPVDSANRPDLTPVLRASESVARALKTGDIVVYESTVYPGVTEEECVPILEKISGLKNGTDFTVGYSPERINPGDKEHTFTRIKKVVSGQDQRTLDIVAAMYESVVTAGVHRASSIKVAEAAKVIENTQRDLNIALMNELAVIFDKFDIDTTDVLEAAGTKWNFLKFKPGLVGGHCIGVDPYYLTHKAEKAGYIPQVILSGRRINDGMGKFIAQRTVKEMVRAGHSVRESVVTVLGLTFKEDCPDLRNSKVIEIIRELQEYGVTVQVTDPLANPEEAQREYGVKLVPKEQLGKSDAVVVAVAHKEYRTLSVPDIRGMMNGTPLLIDVKGIYEREQLAQHDVRFWRL, encoded by the coding sequence ATGCAGAACAGAACAGTATCTGTCGTGGGGTTAGGTTACGTTGGTTTGCCTGTAGCGATAGCTTTTGGGATGAAGCACCAGACCATTGGCTTTGACGTGAACCGGGCAAGGATACGGGAACTACAACAGGGATATGACCGGACCGGGGAGGTGACCGCCGAGGCACTCGCCGCCGCAGAAGTCAGATACACCGACGAGGTGTCGGTGCTGACTCTGGCGGATTTTCACATCGTTGCCGTGCCCACCCCGGTCGATAGTGCCAACCGTCCTGATTTGACGCCGGTGCTGCGTGCCTCCGAAAGCGTCGCCCGCGCCCTCAAAACGGGGGACATTGTGGTGTACGAGTCAACGGTGTACCCGGGGGTCACCGAGGAGGAGTGCGTTCCCATCCTGGAAAAAATTTCCGGTCTGAAAAACGGCACCGATTTCACCGTCGGCTATTCCCCCGAGCGCATCAATCCCGGCGACAAGGAGCACACCTTCACCAGGATCAAGAAGGTCGTTTCGGGGCAGGACCAGCGTACCCTCGACATCGTGGCCGCCATGTACGAGTCCGTCGTGACCGCAGGTGTGCACCGTGCTTCCTCGATAAAGGTGGCCGAGGCCGCCAAGGTCATAGAGAACACACAGCGCGACCTCAACATCGCCCTCATGAACGAACTTGCCGTCATCTTCGACAAGTTCGATATCGACACCACCGATGTCTTGGAAGCGGCCGGCACCAAGTGGAACTTCCTCAAGTTCAAGCCCGGCCTGGTCGGCGGGCACTGTATCGGGGTCGACCCCTACTACCTCACCCATAAAGCAGAAAAAGCCGGCTACATCCCGCAGGTAATCCTGTCTGGCCGAAGGATCAACGACGGCATGGGCAAGTTCATCGCCCAACGTACGGTGAAGGAGATGGTTCGTGCCGGGCACAGCGTCAGGGAGTCTGTGGTCACTGTGCTCGGGCTTACCTTCAAGGAGGATTGCCCTGACCTGCGCAATTCCAAGGTGATAGAGATCATCCGCGAACTGCAGGAATACGGGGTCACCGTGCAGGTCACGGATCCGCTGGCAAACCCGGAGGAGGCCCAGCGCGAGTACGGGGTCAAGCTGGTACCCAAGGAGCAATTGGGTAAAAGTGACGCTGTGGTGGTGGCGGTCGCGCACAAGGAATACCGGACGCTGAGCGTTCCGGATATCAGGGGGATGATGAACGGGACGCCGCTTCTGATCGACGTGAAGGGGATCTACGAAAGGGAGCAACTGGCGCAGCACGATGTTCGGTTCTGGAGACTTTGA